A DNA window from Camelina sativa cultivar DH55 chromosome 17, Cs, whole genome shotgun sequence contains the following coding sequences:
- the LOC104756808 gene encoding F-box/kelch-repeat protein At3g06570-like, which translates to MSSPPPEKKRSMITFDSLTQDLIVSIIARVPREYYPTLSLVSKRFRALLVSPELYKARSLSNHTETCLYVCIEDDPDYHWFTLSRKPDQTLTSDDDDDDDEEKKSSGYLLSRVPVTNSPPGEFWNLVTVGSEIYNIAGSRYEDPRALSSVSILDCRTHTWSKAPNLGVELWAVSACAHDRMIYVVGRYEEESDDSGAGQVLLKSFFEVLDTKTQTWHPLPANEEDIISHCSTEFVNGKLHVMPWMASKCGVVAYNSKEARWEQILEQLAVRNKSLCRTEHCASQ; encoded by the exons ATGTCGTCGCCTCCGCCGGAAAAAAAGAGATCGATGATTACGTTTGACTCCCTAACGCAGGACTTAATAGTGAGCATCATCGCACGCGTGCCAAGAGAATACTATCCGACTCTCTCCCTCGTATCCAAGAGATTTCGAGCTCTCCTAGTTTCACCGGAGCTTTACAAGGCCCGATCTCTCTCCAACCACACCGAGACTTGTCTGTATGTGTGCATAGAGGACGATCCTGATTATCACTGGTTCACCCTCAGCCGGAAACCTGATCAAACCCTAACCagtgatgatgacgatgatgatgatgaggagaagAAGTCAAGTGGCTACCTTTTGTCTAGAGTCCCAGTTACAAATTCTCCTCCTGGGGAATTTTGGAATCTCGTCACGGTCGGTTCTGAGATCTACAACATTGCCGGTTCCAGATACGAAGATCCCCGAGCTCTCTCTAGCGTCTCGATTCTGGATTGTCGGACTCACACGTGGAGCAAAGCTCCGAACTTGGGCGTGGAGCTATGGGCAGTTTCCGCTTGCGCCCATGATCGAATGATATATGTAGTAGGAAGGTACgaagaagaatctgatgatTCCGGCGCCGGACAAGTCTTGCTTAAATCCTTCTTTGAGGTGTTggacacaaaaacacaaacttggCATCCTCTACCGGCCAATGAAGAAGACATTATCTCGCACTGCAGTACCGAATTTGTTAACGGGAAGTTGCACGTGATGCCTTGGATGGCTAGTAAATGTGGTGTGGTTGCTTACAATTCCAAGGAAGCTAGATGGGAACAG attctggaacaactcgctgtgaggaacaagtcgttgtgccgAACAGAGCATTGTGCCAGTCAGTaa
- the LOC104756810 gene encoding disease resistance protein TAO1-like, with product MEMENGVVFPHRLKFNVFLSFRGLDTRKNFCERLYVALNGKENVRVFRDNEGMQRGDEIGPSLDLAIEDSAASIIILSTNYANSSWCLDELALLCDLSASLKRPMIPIFYGVNPSHVRKQSGHFEKHLEEHAIEFDEEKIQRWRRAMYLVGNIPGFVCTEDTVEDDMIGLVVKRVLAEVRNTPERVADYTVGLESSVGDLMQLLKFESSSRVQILGLYGMGGVGKTTLAKYFYNKIIVDFEHRVIIYNVREKSSTQGGLDDLKGTFVRKLFQGENARGKKILAVLDDVDNIEQVNALIGEISLYDKGSLIVITTRDEEILSRLSVNLRYEVKCLTEMEALKLFSYYSLRKEKPPSESLLELSKKSVELTGLLPLAVKVFGSHLYDKDENEWRVQIEKLKNIQPDKLHGVLALSFESLDDEEKKVFLDIACLFLRTKITKDEVVDILNGCGFHAEVALSVLRQKSLIKIRDNNLWMHDQIRDMGRQMVLRESREDPGMRSRLWDHGEIMTVLNNMKGTPSIRGIVCDFEKKSTDEIASRILHNNPAEEKPKCYESTIPVEPFVPMTKLRLLQINHVNLEGNLKLLPSELKWIQWKGCPLEDLPLNVLAGQLAVLDLSESGIRRVQSLSSKEVDKNLKVINLRGCHSLEAIPDLSNHKALEKLVLERCKLLVKVPSSIGNIRSLVHLDFKNCSNLSDFRVDVSGLKLLEKLTLSGCSNLSVLPERIGFLPCLKKLLLDGTAIKKLPESIYRLENLEKLSLKSCRSIKELPLCIGTLTSLEKLYLDFTALQNLPPSIVKLKNLQKLHLRCCKSLFEIPGTINKLISLKELVINRSGVKTVSLESGSLQRLTDFSAGDCTHLKEVPSSIGGLNSLLQLNLDKTAITTLPERIGDLQFILKLELRNCEFLKVLPKSIGAMDTLCKLYLEGSNIEELPEDFGNLENLVLLQMNKCKMLKKLPDSFGNLKSLYHLYMEETLVMELPESFGNLSKLRVLKMLKKPLFRSTGSYPPGTSEDTHFVELPNSFANLKLFEELDARGRGISGKIQDGLEKLSSLKTLNLGNNCFHSLPCSLKRLSNLRELSLYDCRELTCLPPLPCQLEQLNLANCFSLESISDLSELSILHDLNLTNCVKLDDVPGLEKLTGLKRLYLSGCNSCSLAVKQSLSKVSLKMLRNLSLPGNRIPGWFSQGPLTFSVQPNRELRGVIVAVVVALNLENEDNYQLPDVVDVQVQILNLDLALYTHTLHLSGVPITSNDQLHICRYSASHAMVKALKDGYTIQVIKRQPPFKQGVELKMRGIYLIYEGDDDITGDEDFLTESQLTISQKLANFFSS from the exons atggagatggagaatgGCGTTGTTTTCCCTCATAGGCTCAAGTTCAACGTCTTTCTCAGCTTCCGAGGCCTAGACACGCGCAAAAACTTCTGTGAGCGTCTCTATGTCGCGCTCAACGGGAAGGAAAACGTCCGAGTCTTCCGTGACAACGAGGGTATGCAACGAGGCGATGAGATCGGTCCAAGTCTCGACTTAGCTATAGAGGACTCAGCAGCTTCCATCATCATCTTATCCACTAACTACGCTAACTCTTCCTGGTGCTTAGATGAATTAGCTTTGCTCTGCGATCTTAGTGCATCTCTGAAACGTCCGATGATTCCCATCTTTTATGGAGTCAATCCCTCTCACGTCCGCAAACAGAGCGGTCATTTCGAGAAGCATCTTGAAGAACACGCCATTGAATTTGACGAGGAGAAGATACAGCGATGGAGGCGAGCTATGTATTTAGTCGGAAATATCCCTGGATTTGTCTGCAC AGAAGATACTGTTGAAGATGACATGATAGGGCTGGTGGTGAAAAGGGTTTTAGCTGAAGTGAGGAATACACCAGAGAGAGTGGCAGACTACACTGTTGGGCTGGAATCATCTGTTGGGGATTTGATGCAGCTGCTCAAATTTGAATCCTCTTCTCGTGTTCAAATCTTGGGACTTTACGGTATGGGTGGTGTTGGCAAGACGACCCTTGCTAAATACTTCTATAACAAGATCATTGTTGATTTCGAGCATCGAGTAATCATCTATAACGTTAGAGAAAAATCATCAACCCAAGGTGGCTTAGACGATCTGAAAGGAACTTTCGTTCGTAAACTTTTCCAAGGAGAGAATGCTCGTGGGAAGAAGATTCTTGCGGTTTTAGATGATGTTGATAACATCGAACAGGTTAATGCACTGATTGGTGAAATAAGCTTGTATGATAAAGGAAGTCTTATAGTCATCACTACCAGAGATGAGGAGATTCTGAGTAGGCTCTCAGTGAACCTACGATATGAGGTCAAGTGCTTGACTGAGATGGAGGCATTGAAGTTGTTTAGTTATTACTCGCTACGAAAAGAGAAACCACCATCAGAGAGTCTGTTGGAGTTGTCCAAGAAGAGTGTTGAGTTAACAGGACTGTTGCCACTGGCTGTTAAAGTTTTTGGTTCTCATTTGTATGACAAGGACGAAAACGAATGGCGAGTTCAAATAGAGAAGCTGAAAAATATCCAACCAGACAAACTTCATGGTGTTCTGGCGCTGAGTTTCGAATCTTTAgacgatgaagaaaaaaaagtattcctCGATATAGCGTGTCTCTTTCTCAGAACGAAGATAACAAAAGATGAAGTTGTTGACATACTGAACGGATGTGGGTTTCACGCTGAGGTTGCCCTCAGTGTCCTCAGACAGAAGTCTCTCATTAAGATTAGAGACAATAATCTTTGGATGCATGATCAGATTAGAGACATGGGTAGGCAAATGGTCCTTAGAGAAAGCAGAGAGGATCCTGGAATGCGAAGTAGACTCTGGGATCATGGTGAAATTATGACCGTATTGAACAATATGAAG GGTACGCCATCCATCCGAGGAATTGTATGCGACTTTGAAAAGAAGTCTACCGATGAGATTGCTTCGAGGATTCTACACAACAATCCCGCAGAGGAAAAGCCAAAATGTTATGAAAGCACCATCCCGGTAGAGCCTTTTGTACCAATGACGAAGTTGAGACTTCTTCAGATTAATCATGTGAACCTGGAAGGAAATCTAAAACTCCTCCCATCTGAACTCAAGTGGATACAGTGGAAAGGTTGTCCGTTAGAAGATCTCCCTCTAAATGTTCTTGCTGGGCAACTTGCTGTTCTTGATCTTTCAGAGAGTGGAATAAGACGAGTCCAGAGTTTGTCTAGCAAAGAG GTTGATAAGAACTTGAAGGTTATAAATTTGCGTGGTTGCCACAGCTTAGAAGCCATTCCTGATTTATCAAACCATAAAGCCCTAGAGAAGCTTGTTCTCGAGCGATGCAAACTTCTGGTGAAGGTTCCTAGCTCTATTGGCAATATAAGATCATTGGTTCACTTGGACTTCAAGAACTGTTCAAATCTCTCTGACTTTCGTGTGGATGTTTCTGGACTGAAGCTTCTCGAAAAACTTACCCTCTCTGGCTGTTCAAACCTGAGTGTGTTGCCAGAACGCATTGGTTTCTTGCCGTGTTTGaaaaagcttcttcttgatGGAACTGCAATAAAGAAGTTACCAGAATCCATTTACCGCCTCGAAAATCTTGAAAAGCTTAGTCTAAAGAGCTGCAGATCTATTAAAGAGCTACCTTTGTGCATAGGAACATTGACATCACTGGAGAAGCTATATCTTGATTTTACTGCACTGCAAAATCTTCCGCCTTCTATCGTAAAGCTAAAAAATCTCCAGAAGCTGCATTTGAGGTGTTGCAAATCCCTTTTTGAGATTCCTGGCACTATCAATAAGCTCATATCACTGAAGGAATTAGTCATCAACAGAAGCGGGGTAAAAACTGTATCTCTAGAATCAGGCTCACTGCAACGTTTGACTGACTTTTCAGCAGGAGATTGCACACATCTAAAAGAGGTTCCTAGTTCTATTGGTGGATTAAATTCTCTTCTCCAGTTGAATTTAGATAAGACCGCAATTACTACTCTACCAGAAAGAATTGGTGACTTGCAATTTATCCTCAAACTTGAGTTGAGGAACTGCGAATTTCTGAAAGTCCTGCCTAAGTCAATCGGAGCTATGGATACACTCTGTAAGTTATACCTTGAAGGCTCTAACATTGAGGAACTACCGGAAGATTTTGGCAATCTGGAAAACCTGGTCTTACTCCAAATGAACAAGTGTAAAATGCTAAAGAAGCTTCCTGACTCATTTGGAAACTTGAAATCTCTTTACCATCTATACATGGAGGAAACTTTGGTCATGGAGTTGCCAGAAAGTTTCGGTAACCTCTCAAAGTTAAGGGTATTGAAAATGCTGAAGAAGCCTCTCTTTAGAAGTACTGGGAGTTATCCTCCAGGTACAAGCGAAGACACTCATTTTGTAGAATTACCAAACTCTTTCGCAAACCTCAAGTTGTTCGAGGAACTTGATGCTCGCGGTAGGGGAATATCGGGTAAAATCCAAGATGGTCTTGAGAAGCTTTCGTCTCTAAAGACACTGAACCTGGGGAATAATTGTTTTCATAGTCTCCCTTGTAGTCTCAAGAGGTTATCAAATCTCAGAGAACTCTCATTGTATGACTGCCGAGAGCTCACATGTCTTCCCCCTCTTCCATGTCAACTGGAGCAGCTAAACCTAGCAAACTGCTTTTCGTTGGAGAGTATATCCGACCTTTCAGAGCTCAGTATCTTGCACGACCTCAATCTCACAAACTGTGTGAAACTGGATGATGTTCCAGGCCTAGAGAAGTTGACGGGTCTGAAACGATTATACTTAAGCGGCTGTAACTCCTGCTCCCTTGCAGTAAAGCAAAGTCTCTCCAAG GTATCTTTGAAAATGCTGCGGAATCTGAGTTTGCCTGGAAACAGGATCCCGGGCTGGTTCTCACAAGGCCCTCTCACGTTCTCAGTTCAACCGAACAGAGAGCTCAGAGGTGTAATCGTTGCTGTTGTTGTGGCTCTTAACCTTGAAAATGAAGATAACTACCAGCTGCCTGATGTGGTGGATGTTCAAGTTCAAATTCTCAATCTCGACCTAGCCTTATACACCCACACATTGCACCTCTCTGGAGTGCCTATAACAAGTAATGATCAACTCCACATCTGCCGTTACTCAGCTTCGCACGCAATGGTTAAGGCGTTAAAAGACGGTTATACCATACAGGTGATCAAAAGACAACCGCCATTCAAACAAGGCGTCGAGCTAAAGATGCGTGGGATTTATCTAATTTACGAGGGGGATGATGATATTACAGGCGATGAAGATTTCTTAACTGAGTCACAGCTAACAATTTCTCAGAAACTTGCCAATTTTTTCAGCTCTTGA
- the LOC104759410 gene encoding toll/interleukin-1 receptor-like protein produces MKTGASVSNPRSRLKWDTFLSFQRDTRHKFTDRLYEALVKEQVRVWNDDVEGGDHDELRPSLVEAIEDSVASVVVLSPNYANSHLRLEELAKLCDLRASLKRLVFPIFYEVQPWEVRTQNGPFEEYFKDHSKSFGEEKIQRWKGALTLVGNLSGLIYGYI; encoded by the exons ATGAAGACCGGCGCCTCTGTTTCCAATCCGCGTTCGAGGCTAAAGTGGGACACATTCCTCAGTTTCCAAAGAGATACGAGGCACAAATTCACTGATCGTCTCTATGAAGCGCTCGTCAAGGAACAGGTCCGGGTTTGGAACGATGATGTGGAAGGTGGGGATCATGATGAGCTACGTCCAAGTCTCGTGGAGGCTATAGAGGACTCGGTGGCATCTGTTGTAGTTTTATCCCCTAACTACGCTAACTCTCACCTGCGCCTCGAAGAATTAGCTAAGCTATGCGATCTGAGAGCATCTCTGAAACGTCTGGTGTTTCCGATCTTTTATGAGGTCCAACCATGGGAAGTTCGGACACAGAACGGTCCATTCGAAGAATATTTTAAAGATCATTCGAAAAGTTTCGGAGAGGAGAAGATACAACGATGGAAGGGAGCTTTGACTTTAGTAGGAAATCTCTCCGGTTTAATTTACGG ATACATTTGA